A window from Actinomycetota bacterium encodes these proteins:
- a CDS encoding GNAT family N-acetyltransferase, with product MALRLSLSDSWSPDVIRPWERVLEQDRDAGVFSTPSWLQAWWETLGSGELLLATVWDDGDPIAVFPGCRCVSESGLLTFLGGEDVTDQQVPVAVPGREAHALSFFLDWAFTEGGFRRLRFHSVPSTERWRDVVGSVADEKGLAHASEQVDVSPEIVLPATFDEYLASLSGHDRHELRRKRRRLDEAGKVTVRRAHEVGWEDDLAAFFEFHRQAPGEKAAFFTEERERFFRRLAADLFLFGMARLDVLDLDGEPVACTFSYDFRGSLELYNSSFRPDLAKLAPGMVLIGHLIEQAIAEGKARFDFLRGDERYKMRFGPVPRPVYQVMLAVPATSGQHEGRI from the coding sequence GTGGCCCTGCGCCTCTCGCTGTCCGATTCCTGGAGCCCGGACGTGATCCGGCCCTGGGAGCGCGTCCTGGAGCAGGACCGCGACGCCGGCGTCTTCTCCACGCCTTCGTGGCTGCAGGCCTGGTGGGAGACGCTGGGGTCGGGTGAGCTGCTCCTCGCCACCGTCTGGGACGACGGCGACCCGATCGCCGTCTTCCCGGGCTGCCGGTGCGTCTCGGAGTCGGGCCTGCTCACGTTCTTGGGCGGGGAGGACGTCACCGACCAGCAGGTCCCGGTCGCCGTACCGGGGCGGGAGGCGCACGCCCTCTCGTTCTTCCTCGACTGGGCCTTCACGGAGGGTGGGTTCAGGCGGCTCAGGTTCCACTCCGTCCCGTCGACGGAGCGCTGGCGGGACGTCGTAGGGTCCGTCGCCGACGAGAAGGGGCTGGCCCACGCGTCCGAGCAGGTCGACGTCTCCCCTGAGATCGTTCTGCCGGCGACCTTCGACGAGTACCTCGCCTCGCTGAGCGGGCACGATCGCCACGAGCTGCGCCGGAAGCGTCGTCGGCTCGATGAGGCAGGGAAGGTGACCGTGCGCCGGGCGCACGAGGTCGGGTGGGAGGACGACCTGGCCGCCTTCTTCGAGTTCCATCGGCAGGCGCCCGGCGAGAAGGCCGCGTTCTTCACCGAGGAGCGAGAGAGGTTCTTCCGTCGACTCGCCGCCGACCTGTTCCTGTTCGGGATGGCGCGCCTCGACGTGCTCGACCTCGACGGGGAGCCCGTCGCGTGTACCTTCTCCTACGACTTCCGCGGCTCCCTCGAGCTGTACAACTCCTCGTTCCGACCCGACCTGGCGAAGCTCGCTCCGGGGATGGTCCTCATAGGCCACCTCATCGAGCAGGCGATAGCGGAGGGCAAGGCGCGCTTCGACTTCCTGAGGGGAGACGAGAGGTACAAGATGCGGTTCGGACCCGTGCCGCGGCCCGTCTACCAGGTGATGCTCGCGGTCCCCGCCACCTCCGGACAGCACGAAGGCCGGATCTGA
- a CDS encoding helix-turn-helix transcriptional regulator gives MIKRGTPHIPDVGGFIREQRRRGQVSLRKLADLSGVSNPYLSQIERGLRRPSAEVVNRIMHAMAAAMRTSADALYAQAGLVDQPPENGDVLAAIFRDPGLTDKQKRVIAELYERSRIETAERRANRRQTRQATTGGKSHEAS, from the coding sequence ATGATCAAGCGCGGGACCCCCCACATCCCCGACGTCGGCGGCTTCATCCGGGAGCAGCGCAGGCGCGGCCAAGTCTCCCTGCGCAAGCTGGCCGACCTCTCAGGGGTCTCCAACCCGTACCTCAGCCAGATCGAGAGAGGCCTGCGTCGACCGAGCGCCGAGGTCGTGAACCGCATCATGCACGCGATGGCGGCCGCGATGCGGACCAGCGCCGACGCGCTCTACGCCCAGGCTGGGTTGGTCGATCAGCCACCCGAGAACGGGGACGTGCTAGCGGCGATCTTCCGGGACCCGGGCCTCACCGACAAGCAGAAGCGGGTGATCGCGGAGCTGTACGAGCGCTCCCGGATCGAGACCGCGGAGCGAAGGGCCAATCGACGTCAGACCCGTCAGGCGACAACAGGAGGTAAGAGCCATGAAGCGTCTTGA
- a CDS encoding HD-GYP domain-containing protein: MVEKRIPDEEPTTPPWDLSEQLTIFAEELGMLYRLEKEKSTSLAELVQRLEEAQESFALAFALVVEGRDPDTRAHLARTTRWASAVSREIGLPNLRELRLGFLLHDIGKWQVPREVIQKAGPLDDDEWKIMRMHPVAGVQMISDVKILEPAFDVIRYHHERWDGTGYPYGKAGDEIPVAARVFAIADVFDALTSDRPYRTRSFTLDEAVDIVRAGSGTHFDPRLVETFLDVVLGLEQGRG; the protein is encoded by the coding sequence GTGGTCGAGAAGAGGATCCCGGACGAGGAGCCCACGACGCCGCCCTGGGACCTGTCCGAGCAGCTGACGATCTTCGCCGAGGAGCTCGGCATGCTCTACCGGCTCGAGAAGGAGAAGTCCACGAGTCTGGCCGAGCTCGTGCAGCGGCTGGAGGAGGCCCAGGAGTCCTTCGCCCTCGCGTTCGCCTTGGTGGTGGAGGGCCGCGACCCCGACACCCGGGCCCATCTCGCGCGGACGACCCGATGGGCGTCGGCTGTGTCGCGTGAGATCGGGCTCCCGAACCTCCGCGAGCTCCGGCTTGGGTTCCTGCTCCACGACATCGGGAAGTGGCAGGTGCCTCGCGAGGTCATCCAGAAGGCCGGGCCGCTCGACGACGACGAGTGGAAGATCATGCGGATGCACCCCGTGGCCGGGGTCCAGATGATCTCGGACGTGAAGATCCTCGAACCCGCCTTCGACGTGATCCGCTACCACCACGAGCGGTGGGACGGCACCGGCTACCCCTACGGGAAGGCGGGAGACGAGATCCCGGTCGCGGCGCGGGTGTTCGCGATAGCCGACGTCTTCGACGCGCTGACGTCCGACCGCCCGTACCGGACCAGGTCCTTCACCCTCGACGAGGCGGTGGACATCGTCCGGGCGGGGTCGGGAACGCACTTCGACCCCCGCCTCGTCGAGACTTTCCTCGACGTCGTCCTGGGCCTGGAGCAGGGCCGGGGCTGA